The following are from one region of the Chloracidobacterium sp. genome:
- a CDS encoding Fic family protein, with the protein MPKWDPTKPYQDLPQLPPKADIETKRILRKCIEARAALAELKQAAELIPNPSMLINTLPLLEAKASSEIENIVTTTDKLFEHLNSEANADPATKEALRYSTALFQGFQALSKYPLSTRTAEEICSKIKGVEMRVRRIPGTALGNQATGEIVYTPPVGEDALRNLLSNWENFLHNATEIDPLIRLAVAHYQFEAIHPFTDGNGRTGRIINSLFLIEQQLLSIPVLYLSRYILERRADYNQLLLSVTRDEDWEPWIEFVLDAVADTSRWTTNKIAAIRSLSEATAEYVKAKLPKVYSYELVSLIFERPYCRIGNVVDKGIAKRQTASVYLKQLVDIGVLVENAELKEKLFINPRLMKLLSDESNSFDAY; encoded by the coding sequence ATGCCGAAATGGGATCCGACAAAGCCTTATCAAGACCTGCCACAACTTCCGCCCAAGGCAGATATAGAGACAAAACGCATTTTGCGGAAATGTATCGAGGCGCGTGCCGCGCTTGCGGAGCTAAAACAAGCGGCCGAATTGATCCCAAATCCTTCAATGCTGATCAATACCTTGCCATTACTCGAAGCGAAGGCGAGTTCCGAGATCGAAAACATCGTCACAACCACCGATAAGCTATTCGAACATCTGAACAGTGAAGCGAATGCTGATCCTGCGACAAAAGAGGCATTGCGATACAGCACCGCCCTATTTCAAGGATTTCAGGCGCTTTCGAAGTATCCGCTTAGCACTCGTACGGCAGAAGAGATCTGTTCCAAGATAAAGGGTGTTGAAATGCGCGTTCGTCGAATACCCGGAACCGCTCTAGGAAACCAGGCAACGGGCGAGATCGTGTACACACCGCCAGTCGGCGAGGACGCGCTACGCAACCTGCTTTCGAACTGGGAAAATTTTCTTCACAACGCGACCGAGATCGACCCGCTGATCCGTCTTGCGGTCGCCCATTATCAGTTTGAGGCAATACATCCATTCACCGATGGAAATGGCCGGACGGGGCGGATCATAAACAGTCTTTTCTTAATAGAGCAACAGCTTCTGAGCATTCCGGTCCTATACCTTAGCCGATACATCTTGGAACGCCGGGCTGATTACAACCAGCTTTTACTTTCGGTCACTAGAGATGAAGACTGGGAACCTTGGATAGAATTTGTTCTTGATGCGGTTGCCGACACTTCCCGATGGACAACTAACAAGATCGCGGCGATCAGGTCGCTATCGGAAGCAACTGCCGAGTACGTCAAGGCTAAGCTGCCGAAAGTATATAGCTACGAGTTGGTCAGCCTCATCTTTGAACGCCCGTATTGCCGTATCGGAAACGTAGTAGATAAAGGCATCGCCAAACGCCAAACAGCCTCTGTATACTTAAAGCAACTTGTAGACATCGGCGTGCTAGTCGAAAATGCAGAGCTCAAAGAAAAGCTATTCATCAATCCGAGGCTGATGAAACTGCTGTCGGATGAATCCAATAGCTTTGACGCGTATTGA
- the trmFO gene encoding methylenetetrahydrofolate--tRNA-(uracil(54)-C(5))-methyltransferase (FADH(2)-oxidizing) TrmFO, producing the protein MINVIGGGLAGVEAAWQAAERGARVRLFEMRPVVQTPAHRTDKLAEIVCSNSLKTDEPGSAPYLLKEELRRGGSMVMEVAEATRVPAGAALSVDRIKFAEMITERVAAHPNIEVVREEVISIAECGMRDAEFDAKAPTIVATGPLTSDTLTADIMRFTGDDQLYFYDAIAPIVAADSIDMSVAFKAARYDKGGDDYINCPMDRERYELFVSELLNAKSVPLKRFEDTHWFESCLPIEEIARRGPETLRFGPMKPKGLRHPKTGEEPYACVQLRQENLMADAYGMVGFQNHLRYGEQERILKLIPGLENAEFLQFGQIHRNTFINSPTILNETLATRKDPNLFFAGQITGVEGYVESVATGWLAGINAVRVLRGQEMITAPQTSAIGALCRYVSNVETKNFQPVNITFGLLEPLPVVLRKKHRQKRERHMIQVERALKDWDKWLEDLSPTAAKQWNQSQF; encoded by the coding sequence ATGATTAATGTAATTGGCGGTGGGTTGGCAGGTGTCGAGGCGGCTTGGCAGGCGGCGGAGCGAGGGGCGAGGGTACGGCTTTTTGAAATGCGGCCTGTCGTGCAAACGCCGGCGCATCGGACGGACAAACTGGCGGAGATCGTATGTTCGAATTCGCTGAAGACCGACGAGCCGGGCTCGGCGCCTTATCTTTTAAAGGAAGAACTGCGTCGCGGCGGTTCGATGGTGATGGAAGTTGCCGAGGCGACGCGTGTGCCGGCCGGGGCGGCTTTGTCGGTCGATCGGATAAAGTTTGCTGAGATGATAACCGAGCGGGTTGCGGCGCATCCGAATATTGAGGTCGTAAGAGAGGAAGTCATTTCGATTGCGGAATGCGGAATGCGGGATGCGGAATTTGATGCTAAAGCGCCCACCATAGTCGCAACGGGCCCGCTGACGAGCGATACATTGACTGCCGACATCATGAGGTTTACGGGTGACGATCAGCTTTATTTCTACGATGCGATCGCGCCGATCGTGGCGGCGGATTCGATCGATATGTCGGTCGCGTTCAAGGCGGCGCGTTACGACAAAGGCGGCGACGATTACATAAATTGCCCGATGGACCGCGAGCGTTACGAGCTTTTTGTTTCGGAACTGCTGAACGCGAAATCGGTGCCGCTCAAGCGGTTCGAGGACACGCATTGGTTCGAATCGTGTCTGCCGATCGAGGAGATCGCCCGCCGCGGCCCCGAAACACTCCGCTTCGGCCCGATGAAGCCAAAGGGCCTGCGTCACCCAAAGACCGGCGAGGAGCCGTACGCCTGCGTCCAACTTCGGCAGGAAAACCTGATGGCCGACGCTTACGGCATGGTCGGTTTTCAAAATCACCTTCGGTATGGCGAACAGGAACGCATTTTGAAACTTATCCCGGGGCTGGAGAACGCCGAGTTCCTGCAGTTCGGGCAGATCCATCGGAATACATTTATCAACAGTCCGACGATCTTGAACGAAACGCTCGCGACCCGAAAAGATCCGAATCTATTTTTCGCCGGGCAGATCACCGGCGTCGAGGGTTACGTCGAATCGGTCGCCACCGGCTGGCTCGCCGGAATTAATGCCGTCCGCGTTCTGCGCGGCCAAGAGATGATCACTGCGCCGCAAACCTCAGCCATCGGCGCTCTCTGTCGCTACGTCTCGAACGTCGAAACAAAGAACTTTCAACCGGTTAACATCACCTTCGGCTTGCTCGAACCGCTGCCCGTCGTGCTTCGCAAGAAACATCGCCAAAAACGCGAGCGGCATATGATACAGGTCGAACGTGCGCTAAAGGATTGGGATAAGTGGCTGGAGGATCTGTCGCCAACGGCGGCGAAACAATGGAACCAATCACAGTTTTGA
- a CDS encoding chitosanase: MQQINTIFDERAIKTAAAIVRIFETGSPVGNYSEVAVLNDGAGISYGVSQFTHRSGSLEAVIDRYLANGGVVGLRVFAERLPLIASRSNAAIRLLAADRIFRRALSAAGITAEMRSAQGAIAFERYMVPAINACVGSGFALPLSLAVIYDAMTHGSFNKIRDRVNVAASAVSGLDLEKRWITDFVRRRDAWLASIPRLRATRYRTRFFMDHLMTGRWQLELPLNVNGIVITEKLLGISPPTYGENETTVGPNSDNTQTNAHTPPQTSAGDPANNPQARPSIIDIVSARSEGTREGLSPIGLDGIEARINAAAARYDQVERMTLTVADRTDRAKSLWTTIVGTIWQTAWAVFGSLAGLQREVWFAVALIAAVLTLVYLYRQIALGKIREATNAALLDRPFAR, encoded by the coding sequence ATGCAACAGATCAATACCATATTTGATGAAAGGGCAATAAAGACGGCCGCTGCGATCGTACGGATCTTCGAAACCGGTTCGCCGGTCGGCAATTATTCCGAGGTCGCGGTGCTCAACGACGGTGCCGGGATATCGTACGGCGTCTCGCAGTTCACACACCGGTCCGGCTCCCTCGAGGCTGTTATTGATCGTTATCTTGCGAACGGCGGAGTCGTCGGCTTGCGGGTATTCGCGGAAAGACTGCCGCTGATCGCTTCACGTTCGAATGCAGCGATCCGCTTGCTTGCCGCCGACCGGATCTTCAGGAGGGCGCTTTCCGCTGCAGGGATCACCGCTGAAATGCGCTCGGCACAAGGCGCGATCGCCTTCGAACGCTATATGGTCCCGGCGATCAACGCATGTGTCGGTTCCGGCTTTGCGCTTCCGCTTTCCCTCGCCGTCATCTACGACGCGATGACGCACGGTTCATTCAACAAGATCCGCGACCGGGTGAACGTCGCCGCTTCGGCCGTCTCCGGCCTAGATCTCGAAAAGCGCTGGATCACCGATTTCGTCCGACGGCGAGATGCGTGGCTCGCATCTATCCCGCGGCTCAGGGCAACGCGCTACAGAACACGGTTCTTCATGGATCACTTGATGACCGGCCGATGGCAGCTCGAACTTCCGCTGAATGTAAACGGCATCGTCATTACTGAAAAGCTCCTCGGTATTTCGCCGCCAACATACGGCGAGAACGAAACGACGGTCGGGCCGAACTCCGACAATACACAAACCAACGCACACACTCCTCCTCAAACATCCGCAGGTGATCCCGCCAACAATCCGCAGGCCCGACCGTCGATTATCGACATTGTCTCCGCCCGATCGGAGGGTACACGCGAGGGCCTTTCACCGATAGGGCTCGACGGGATCGAAGCCCGTATCAACGCTGCCGCCGCCCGTTACGACCAGGTCGAAAGAATGACGCTGACCGTCGCCGACCGGACCGACCGCGCAAAATCGCTCTGGACGACCATCGTCGGCACGATATGGCAAACCGCCTGGGCCGTATTCGGTTCGCTCGCAGGCCTGCAGCGTGAGGTTTGGTTTGCTGTCGCTTTGATCGCGGCCGTACTGACGCTGGTTTACCTATACCGACAGATCGCACTCGGCAAGATCCGTGAGGCCACGAACGCAGCATTACTGGATCGACCGTTCGCGAGATGA
- a CDS encoding PD40 domain-containing protein, which translates to MSFADPLKKLFALFIIAFLAMPISLIAQDEKKDEPKADEKKDEKKKEEPLPLKPARTVKFTTNEGTWMSLDVSPDGKTIVFDLLGDIYTMPVEGGTATKIHGGMSFESQPKYSPDGSTIVFLSDRSGSENVWVMKSDGKDPKAVTTGPRAMYVSPSWSEDGNYIVVSRSDQSIGAFHPFMYHKDGGSGVSVGPPPPPLPAPGQQGPPPAPPLNRMGAIFSPDGRYIYYSQRTGPFNYNASFPIWQVFRFDRDTGETSRVTNSQGSAMRPVLSPDGKNLVYATRFETRTALRVRNLETNQERWLIDNVTRDDQESRATRDTYPGYDFMPDGRSMIVPINGKVARVDFATGQATDVPFTVNVEAEVGPRVHFQYKVDDGPTVEARLIRYPAVSPDGKRVAFTAFSKLYVMDLPSGTPRRVTTGTDGEFMPAWSPDGKTLAYVTWSRQGGQLLSVSPDGGQPRQLTNKTAFYSYPTYSPDGSKIVFITGAVDDQLFADIREGHEFMSPEEEALHGHHGECEVTGAGGSTGTDLKYIPSGGGEAVQIAPTQGGRFPHFSDDPDRVYLTTGMGLASIRLDGYDRRVHMRVTGKGTPPQQPSAGTMKISPDRSRVFLELQGKHYIVTVPRSGRDTVNVNLGGPTANVPFKKMSAFGGDHLNWSLDGKSVSWSWGTSLYRQKITDEKPETTDIKVAAARPKPSGTVVLSGARIITMKGNEVIERGDVVVTNNRIAAIGPKGKVAIPAGARTIDVTGKTIIPGFVDVHAHMWPPRDLHQNQVWQYLANLAYGVTTTRDPQSATTDVYAYADLVETGEIIGPRVYTTGPGVFSGVGLDNKESVDAYIKRYRDAYKTDTLKQYVVGDRNVRQMVAMACYDNKISPTTEGALDMKLNISQMIDGYSGHEHSLPLQPIYKDVVEFVAQTQTFYTPTILVAYGGPWAENYFFQNTDVLNNKRLGRYIPKELINGMMRRRGQWFRAEEYSFKQIAAGAADIVKAGGRAGIGGHGQMQGLGVHWEIWAMQSGGMSTMDTLRVATIFGAEAIGLDKDLGSIETGKLADLVIMDRNPLTDIRNTDSISHVMKNGELYEAETLNQIWPAQKPLAPQYWWGTDPK; encoded by the coding sequence ATGAGCTTTGCCGATCCCCTGAAGAAGCTATTTGCCTTGTTTATCATCGCTTTTCTCGCGATGCCCATCTCGCTAATCGCCCAGGATGAAAAAAAGGACGAACCCAAGGCCGACGAAAAGAAAGACGAGAAAAAGAAAGAAGAACCGCTGCCGCTGAAGCCGGCTCGAACAGTAAAATTTACGACCAACGAGGGCACATGGATGTCGCTCGACGTCTCGCCCGACGGCAAAACGATCGTCTTTGACCTGCTCGGCGACATCTATACGATGCCGGTCGAGGGCGGTACGGCGACAAAGATCCATGGCGGGATGTCGTTCGAAAGCCAGCCGAAGTATTCGCCCGATGGCTCGACGATAGTGTTTCTCAGCGACCGGAGCGGATCAGAGAATGTATGGGTAATGAAATCGGACGGCAAAGACCCAAAGGCCGTCACCACCGGGCCGCGTGCGATGTATGTCTCGCCTTCGTGGTCAGAGGATGGCAACTATATCGTCGTCTCGCGTTCAGACCAGTCGATCGGCGCGTTTCACCCCTTTATGTACCACAAGGACGGCGGCTCGGGCGTAAGCGTCGGCCCGCCTCCGCCGCCACTTCCGGCACCGGGACAACAAGGCCCGCCGCCGGCACCGCCGCTCAACCGCATGGGCGCGATATTCTCGCCCGATGGCCGGTATATCTATTATTCGCAGCGAACCGGCCCCTTCAACTACAACGCGAGTTTTCCGATCTGGCAGGTATTTCGTTTTGACCGCGATACGGGCGAAACGTCACGGGTCACCAATTCGCAGGGCTCGGCGATGCGCCCGGTGCTTTCGCCCGATGGCAAGAACCTTGTTTATGCCACTCGGTTCGAGACGCGGACCGCCCTTCGCGTCCGCAACCTCGAGACCAACCAGGAACGCTGGCTGATCGACAACGTCACGCGCGACGATCAGGAATCGCGCGCGACCCGCGACACCTATCCCGGTTACGACTTTATGCCCGACGGCCGGTCGATGATCGTCCCGATAAACGGTAAGGTCGCACGCGTCGATTTCGCGACCGGACAGGCGACCGATGTTCCCTTCACCGTCAACGTTGAGGCCGAGGTTGGCCCGCGTGTCCATTTTCAATATAAGGTCGACGACGGCCCGACGGTCGAAGCTCGGCTTATCCGTTATCCGGCCGTATCGCCCGACGGCAAGCGCGTCGCATTTACCGCATTCAGCAAGCTATATGTGATGGATCTGCCCTCAGGGACGCCGCGTCGCGTAACGACCGGGACCGACGGCGAATTCATGCCCGCGTGGTCGCCCGACGGCAAAACCCTCGCATACGTCACGTGGTCGCGGCAGGGCGGCCAGCTGCTTTCGGTCTCGCCGGACGGCGGACAGCCGAGACAGTTGACCAACAAGACGGCGTTCTATTCCTATCCGACCTATTCGCCTGACGGCTCGAAGATCGTCTTTATCACCGGCGCGGTCGATGATCAGCTTTTTGCCGACATTCGCGAAGGTCACGAATTCATGTCGCCCGAAGAAGAGGCTCTTCATGGCCATCACGGCGAATGCGAGGTCACGGGCGCCGGCGGCTCGACCGGTACCGATCTGAAATACATTCCTTCCGGCGGCGGCGAAGCGGTCCAGATCGCACCGACGCAAGGCGGCCGCTTTCCGCATTTTTCGGACGACCCTGATCGCGTTTATCTGACGACCGGCATGGGCCTCGCGTCGATCAGGCTCGACGGCTATGACCGCCGCGTTCATATGCGCGTTACCGGCAAAGGGACTCCGCCTCAGCAGCCTTCGGCCGGCACGATGAAGATCTCGCCTGACCGAAGCAGGGTGTTTCTCGAACTGCAGGGCAAACACTACATCGTTACGGTGCCGCGTTCGGGCCGCGATACGGTCAACGTAAACCTCGGGGGCCCGACGGCAAATGTGCCTTTCAAAAAGATGTCGGCCTTTGGCGGCGATCATCTCAATTGGTCGCTTGACGGCAAATCGGTCAGCTGGTCGTGGGGAACGAGCCTTTACCGCCAGAAGATCACTGACGAAAAGCCGGAGACCACCGATATCAAGGTGGCCGCCGCCCGGCCGAAACCGAGCGGCACGGTCGTGCTCTCAGGCGCCCGCATCATCACGATGAAAGGCAATGAGGTGATCGAACGCGGCGACGTTGTCGTTACCAATAACCGCATTGCCGCGATCGGCCCGAAGGGCAAAGTGGCCATCCCAGCCGGTGCCCGTACGATCGACGTCACCGGCAAGACGATAATCCCGGGCTTCGTCGATGTCCATGCGCATATGTGGCCGCCGCGCGACCTGCATCAAAATCAGGTCTGGCAATATCTGGCGAACCTCGCATACGGCGTAACGACGACGCGCGATCCGCAATCGGCGACGACAGATGTCTATGCCTACGCCGACCTCGTCGAGACAGGCGAGATCATCGGGCCGCGCGTTTACACGACCGGGCCAGGCGTTTTCTCGGGCGTCGGGCTTGATAATAAAGAATCGGTCGATGCTTATATTAAACGCTACCGCGACGCCTATAAGACCGATACGCTGAAGCAATACGTCGTCGGCGACCGCAACGTCCGACAGATGGTGGCGATGGCGTGTTACGACAACAAGATATCGCCGACGACCGAAGGCGCTCTTGACATGAAGCTCAACATCTCGCAGATGATCGACGGCTATTCGGGCCACGAACACTCGCTGCCGCTGCAGCCGATCTACAAGGATGTCGTCGAGTTCGTCGCACAGACCCAGACGTTCTATACGCCGACGATCCTTGTCGCATACGGCGGGCCATGGGCCGAGAACTACTTCTTCCAGAATACCGACGTTCTCAACAACAAACGTCTTGGACGCTATATCCCGAAAGAGCTGATCAACGGCATGATGCGCCGCCGCGGCCAGTGGTTCCGTGCGGAAGAATACAGCTTTAAGCAGATCGCCGCGGGTGCGGCCGATATCGTCAAGGCCGGCGGACGTGCCGGCATCGGCGGCCACGGCCAGATGCAGGGGCTGGGCGTTCACTGGGAGATCTGGGCGATGCAATCGGGCGGAATGTCGACGATGGATACACTGCGGGTCGCCACGATATTTGGCGCTGAGGCCATCGGGCTCGATAAGGATCTCGGTTCGATCGAGACCGGAAAGCTCGCCGACCTCGTCATCATGGACCGAAATCCGCTGACCGATATTCGCAACACCGATTCGATCAGCCATGTGATGAAGAACGGCGAACTCTACGAAGCCGAAACGCTGAACCAGATCTGGCCGGCACAAAAACCCCTCGCTCCGCAATACTGGTGGGGAACCGATCCGAAGTAA
- a CDS encoding P22 coat protein - protein 5 domain protein: MALTFIPTVWAARLLTALEKTLVYGQAQVANREYEGDIREAGNAVKIASIGDVTIGDYTKNTDIDDPEVLTDAQQTLNIDQAKYFNFFVDSIDRAQQNVNVLDEAMRRSAWALRDAADSYLAGIIEAAVPTGNKIGSVATPVVPTSENAYEYLVDLGVLLDEANAPIEGRFVVVPAWFHGLLLKDDRFTGAGTLRSDRRLANGQVGEAAGFSILKSNNVPNDAGEAYRIVAGHSVATAYVEQILDLQAFKPEKRFGDAVKGLHVYGAKAVRPAALAMLIADKA, translated from the coding sequence ATGGCATTGACATTCATCCCCACGGTTTGGGCAGCGCGGCTGCTCACGGCATTGGAAAAGACCCTCGTCTACGGGCAGGCACAGGTTGCCAACCGCGAATATGAGGGCGACATACGCGAGGCCGGAAACGCTGTAAAGATCGCATCGATCGGCGATGTGACGATCGGCGACTATACAAAGAATACCGACATCGACGACCCCGAGGTCCTGACCGATGCTCAGCAAACGCTGAATATCGACCAGGCAAAATATTTCAACTTTTTTGTCGACAGCATCGACCGTGCGCAGCAGAACGTCAACGTCCTTGACGAAGCCATGCGGCGTTCGGCATGGGCGCTCCGCGACGCTGCTGACTCTTATCTCGCAGGCATCATCGAGGCTGCTGTTCCGACGGGCAACAAGATCGGTTCGGTCGCGACACCCGTCGTGCCTACCTCTGAGAATGCGTACGAATATCTCGTCGATCTCGGCGTGCTGCTCGACGAAGCGAACGCGCCGATCGAAGGCCGTTTCGTCGTTGTGCCGGCTTGGTTTCACGGCCTTTTGCTGAAAGACGACCGGTTCACAGGCGCCGGCACGCTGCGTTCCGACCGCCGGCTCGCGAACGGACAGGTCGGCGAGGCCGCCGGTTTCAGCATTCTAAAATCGAACAACGTCCCGAACGACGCGGGTGAGGCCTACCGCATCGTCGCCGGACATTCGGTCGCAACCGCCTACGTCGAACAGATCCTCGACCTGCAGGCCTTCAAGCCCGAAAAGCGCTTTGGCGATGCGGTCAAAGGACTCCACGTTTACGGTGCCAAGGCCGTTCGGCCCGCCGCGCTCGCAATGCTCATCGCCGACAAAGCTTAA
- a CDS encoding VWA domain-containing protein: MKFLPAIILALAMTTSAQSGRVKVEPTPTPKPINGPSVRSVPVPRPIRERVSATPTPTPNRTDDDDVIKVDSALVPIPVSVVDANGRPVTNLKLADFALKIDGVTAEIGELSRSETPIRLAMLFDNSSSVLAAREFEKEAAVRFFRRVLRPDRDLAALFSVSTVTELEQPLTRDVSSLVRSIESFPPPTGATALLEGLVMAAEYLEKADGRRVIVIVSDGDDTKSDVTFEQAMRSIQIANVQVYVVKTTDFENYIRTRSRTGNANIRQLAAERRMQEFTRQTGGAVYSPIDEDELDDAFRQISAELSQQYVLSYYPDDDAAKRGELRMIDLIIKNREDLKVRTRKGYYVPK, encoded by the coding sequence ATGAAGTTTTTGCCCGCCATCATTCTGGCCCTCGCGATGACCACGTCTGCACAATCAGGCAGGGTCAAGGTCGAGCCGACGCCTACGCCAAAGCCGATCAACGGGCCATCGGTCAGATCGGTTCCGGTGCCTCGCCCGATACGCGAACGCGTTTCCGCTACGCCGACCCCGACCCCGAATAGGACCGACGATGACGACGTGATCAAGGTCGATTCGGCGCTCGTCCCGATCCCGGTCTCGGTGGTTGATGCAAACGGGCGGCCGGTGACGAATTTGAAACTGGCCGATTTTGCGTTGAAGATCGACGGTGTTACGGCAGAGATCGGCGAACTCTCGCGGTCTGAAACGCCCATCCGGCTGGCGATGCTTTTTGACAATTCATCAAGCGTTCTGGCCGCCCGTGAATTTGAGAAAGAGGCCGCGGTGAGGTTTTTTCGCCGCGTTCTGCGGCCCGATCGCGACCTCGCAGCCCTGTTTAGCGTTTCGACCGTGACCGAGCTCGAGCAGCCGCTGACTCGTGACGTTTCGTCTCTCGTACGTTCGATCGAATCTTTCCCGCCGCCGACCGGCGCCACGGCCTTGCTCGAAGGATTGGTGATGGCGGCCGAATATCTCGAAAAGGCGGACGGGCGTCGGGTCATAGTCATCGTTTCTGACGGCGACGATACAAAATCAGACGTTACGTTCGAACAGGCGATGCGGTCGATCCAGATCGCCAATGTTCAGGTCTATGTCGTTAAGACGACCGATTTCGAGAACTATATCCGAACCCGCTCACGAACCGGCAACGCTAATATTCGCCAGCTTGCCGCCGAACGCCGAATGCAGGAATTCACCCGTCAGACAGGCGGCGCGGTCTATTCCCCGATCGACGAAGACGAGCTTGACGACGCATTCCGCCAGATCTCGGCCGAGCTCTCGCAGCAATACGTGCTTAGCTATTATCCTGACGATGACGCAGCAAAGCGGGGCGAGCTTCGGATGATCGACCTGATCATAAAGAACCGCGAAGATCTAAAGGTGCGGACACGAAAAGGTTACTACGTTCCAAAATAG
- a CDS encoding sulfite exporter TauE/SafE family protein, with protein MEPITVLIILAIFLVAVLYSSVGHGGASGYLAVMALLAVAPEVTRPTALSLNLFVASIATIQYYRAGHFSWRLFLPFAVASIPMAYIGGTIQLPTSVYKIVLGVILMLAAARLAWNLKSDDYVKDHPVWLSFAVGAVLGLLSGLVGVGGGIFLTPLLLLMHWSNAKTAAGVSALFIFVNSAAGLAGAWGKMPTLPSEVWFWIGAAIVGGLIGSTLGAKRFDSLTLRRVLAVVLVVAGAKLIFT; from the coding sequence ATGGAACCAATCACAGTTTTGATCATTCTGGCCATTTTTCTGGTCGCCGTCCTTTATTCCTCGGTCGGGCATGGCGGGGCGTCTGGTTACCTGGCGGTGATGGCATTGCTTGCGGTCGCGCCCGAGGTAACGCGGCCGACGGCACTTTCGCTTAACCTGTTTGTCGCCTCGATCGCAACGATCCAATATTACCGCGCCGGGCATTTCTCGTGGCGGCTCTTCCTGCCCTTTGCCGTTGCGTCCATACCAATGGCGTACATCGGCGGGACGATCCAGCTTCCGACGAGCGTTTATAAGATCGTGCTCGGCGTCATCCTCATGCTTGCGGCGGCACGGCTCGCATGGAACCTAAAGAGCGATGACTACGTAAAAGATCATCCGGTATGGCTTTCGTTTGCGGTCGGTGCGGTGCTCGGGCTGCTGTCGGGGCTTGTCGGTGTCGGCGGCGGTATTTTTCTGACGCCGTTGCTGCTATTGATGCACTGGTCAAATGCAAAAACCGCAGCGGGCGTCTCGGCCCTGTTCATCTTTGTGAATTCGGCTGCCGGGCTTGCCGGTGCCTGGGGCAAGATGCCAACGTTGCCGTCGGAGGTTTGGTTTTGGATCGGCGCAGCGATCGTCGGCGGCCTGATCGGGTCAACGCTCGGGGCCAAAAGGTTCGATTCGCTTACGCTTCGGAGGGTGTTGGCCGTTGTGCTTGTTGTGGCCGGTGCTAAACTTATCTTCACTTAG